A region of the Streptomyces durocortorensis genome:
GGCGGGATCTGGGTGAACCGGTGGCCCGGCGGGGCTGCGACGATGTCGAACCAGGACACCAGCCCCTCCGGCACCCGGTAGGGGGTGTCCATGAGGTTGTTCCCGTGCACGGTCGCCACCCCGGTGAGCAGGGTCAGCGGTGTCATCACGGTGGACATGTCCGAGTAGCCCACCAGCCAGGTCGGCTCAGCCGCCCGCACGGCGTCCCAGTCGATCAGCGGCAGCAGATCGAGCGCGGTCTCCCCGCCCCACGGCGGCACCACGGCCCGGATCGCGGGATCCGTCAACATCTCCGTCAACTCGGCCGCCCGGTGGGCCGCGGGCGCGCTGACATGCCCCGAACCGTCCATGCAACGGCCGGTCACGACCTCGTACCCCCGTGCCTCCACATCGCGCACCGCCACGGCGAGCCGCTCGCGCAGCTCCTTGGGCACTCCGCTGGAAGGGGAGGTGATTCCGATGCGGTCACCGGGGTGGAGGGGGCGCGGGTATCGAACTGACATGCGCTGGATTCTGGCACAACACCCCGCGCGGGCGGCGGGTCGCCGGGTGCCGTCGGGCGCCGGACCGGACCGGTGTGGCGGATGGCGAAGCCGCCACGGGCGGCCGGAGCGTGGCCCGGGAGTCCCAGCGCAACAACCTGCTTCCGGTCGGTGTCACCACGGTCGTGCCGGCGGTGTGCAACGGAAGGGAGTTGTGAGATTCGGTGGGTCAACCGAGAAAGAGATGGGTAGGATTGCCGACATCCAAGTAAAGAGAGCCTTGCCTAAGTTGACGGAGGATGCGGTGGCCAACCCGTTCGAGGACGAGAACGGCACCTATCTGGTGCTCGTCAACGACGAGGGACAGCACTCCTTGTGGCCCGCCTTCGCCGAGGTGCCCGCCGGGTGGGCCGTGGCCCACCCCGAGGACACGCGCCAGGCCTGCCTGGACTACGTGGAGCGGAACTGGACCGACCTGCGGCCCAAGAGCCTGATAGAGAGCACGGCGGCCGATCCCGCGTGAGCGCATCCCCCAAGCTGCCCGACCTGGTCGGCCGATGGGGCTTCCTCGTCGGAGCCGGAGTGGCGGGCGCGGCAGCGGCTCTCTGTGTCGGCCTCGCCGACGGAGCCGGGCGTTCACCGCTGTCGCTGTCGCTGTCGCTGTCGCTGCCCTGACCGTCGTCGGAGGGTGTAGATCTCCCTGCTCCGGCCTCGCCCGGCTGCTGGAACTCCTCTCAGGCCCGCACGACCGATGGCACCGTCCCGCCCCGACCGCCCCAGGAGCGCACACCCCATGCACCACCCCCTCCGCCCCGCCCGCGAACTCCCGTTCCCCGACGCCCTCGGCCCCCACGAGTCACCGGCCCCGCACCCCCTGCTCGCCCCGGTCACCGGTTACCTCGGCACCTGGTCCGGTACCGGCCGCGGCGGATACCCGACGCTCGACGAGGGGTTCACGTACGCCCAGGAAGTGACGTTCAGCCATGACGGGCGGCCCTTCCTCGCGTACGAGGCGCGGGCCTGGCTGCTCGGCCCCGACGGGCTGCCCGTGCGGCCGTCCGCAAGGGAGACCGGATGGTGGCGGCTCCAGCCCGACGGGCGGGTGGAGGCGCTGATCACCCAGCCCACCGGCGTCGCGGAGATCTCGGTCGGTCAGGCTCACGACGGTACGGTCGACCTCGCCACCCATCACGTGGGGCTCGCCCCCACCGCCAAGACGGTCGAGGCCACCCGGCGTCGCTACACCTTGACGGACGGGGACACCCTCACCTTCGTCCATGAGCTCGCGGCCGTCGGACAGCCGCTCCAGCACCACCTGTCGGCAGAGCTTCGCCGGGCGGCGCCCGGCGAAGGCCTTTAGTTGCCCGAGCGTGACCAAGAGGGCGCATAGGGGACGGTTCTTCGGGCATATGCTCGGATGACCAGGAGAACAGGAGCCCTCACCCGATGTCCCTTCCCTCTTACCCGGACCCCTCGTACACGGGCCCGCCCGCAGCCGGGCAGGAACCCTACGGCAGTCACGGGCCCGCCCCGACGAACGGCTTCGCGGTCGCCGCCCTCGTCCTCGGCCTCAGCGCCTGTGTGTTCTTCTGGACCGTGGTCGGCGGGGTTCTCCTCGGACTGCTCGCCATCGTCTTCGGGATCATCGCAGCGCTCCGCACCCGTCAGGGCCGGGCCCCGCGCCGGGTGATGGCGATAGTCGGCGCCTCGTTCGGGGCGCTCGGTCTCATCGGTTCCGCGGTCCTCCTCGTGTGGGTGGTCAACCTGGTCGACTCCGAGGAGTTCAGGAACTTCGAACGGTGCATGGACCGCGCGGTCGGCCAGACGGCGCAGGACCGCTGCACCGAGGACTTCCTCGACGAGCTGACCAACTGACGGACCGCGCACGGCGTACGCTCGGGGCATGGTGCACGTACTGGGCAGCAGGATTCTGCTCCACCCCACCGATCCCGAGCGTTCGCGTGCCTTCTACGGCGAGGCCCTGGGCCTCGCCGTCTACCGCGAGTTCGGCACCGGCCCCGAGCGCGGCACGGTCTACTTCCTGGGCGGCGGATTCCTGGAGGTCTCCGGGCGCGGCGAGGGTCCGCCCTCGTCCTCCGTGCAGATCTGGCTCCAGGTCGACGACGCCGGGGCCGCCCACGAGGATTTGCGGGCCAAGGGCGTCGACGTGCTGCGTCCGCCGCGGCGGGAGCCCTGGGGGCTGGTCGAGATGTGGATCGCCGACCCCGACGGGGTGCGGATCGCCGTGGTCGAGGTCCCGGAGGACCATCCGCTGCGCTACCGGGCCTGAGCGTCCGGACGGCTGTCTGCCGCGCCCGCCGTCCTGCCCAACTCCCGTGCCGCGAAGTCGTCGAAGTCGCCCGGCGGCCGACCCGTGAGCCGTAGCACGGTGTCCGTGACCCGGTCCTCGGCTCCACCGGCGATGGCGCGGTCCATTCCGGCGAGCATCTCCGCGAACAGGACGGGTATCCCGGAGGCGGCGAGCCGGTCGCGCATGGTCTCGTACGTCAGGCGCTCATGGCGGACGTCCCGCCCGGTGGCCCGGCCGACCGCCGAGGCGACCTCGTCGTAACTCAGCGGCCGGGGACCGGTGAGGACCAGGTCGGTGTCGGGTGCCCGCTCGTCGGTCAGGGCGTGCACGGCGACCGCGGCGATGTCCTCCGCGTCCACGAAGCCGACCCGCCCCTCGCCCGCCGCGGTCCGGATGACGCCTGCCTCCCGGATGCTCAGGGCATGCGTGTGGTCACCCGTGAAGTTCTGCATGAACCAGGACGGCCGCAGCACCGCCCACTCCTCGAAGAGGCTGGGCAGGGCCCGGTGGACACGGCCGGTCGCGGGCCCGCCCGCCGGGATCGCGGAGGAGCTGAGCAGCACCGCACGGCGAACCCCGGCATCGCGGGCCCGCTCCAGGAAGGGCAGCATCACCTCGGCCGGATCCGGGTGGCCGATCGGCGGCACCAGATAGACCCGGTCCGCCCCGGTCAGTGCCTCGCCGTGGCTGGAGGGGTCCTCCCAGTCGAAGCGGACCGCCTCGGCGCCGGGTACCGGACGGGCGGCACGGGAGGCGGCCCGCGCACGGTGCCCGGCTGCGGCGAGGCGGGCGACGACACGGCTGCCGGTGGTGCCGGTCGCGCCGATGACGAGGGTTGCGGCGGAGGTCTGCATCGGCTGCTCCCGGTGAAGTCGTTCGACGGCCCCGAAGGTTCCGTCACCTAGAATGTGGACCGTCGGTCCGTTTCAGTGGCGACGATACGGACCATGGGTCCGTTTTGCAATCGGAGGAGACCCCATGACCGCCCGCACGCCTCGCAAGGACGCCGCCCGCAACCGTGCGGCCGTCCTCGCGGCGGCCGATGACCTCTTCGCCCGCTGCGAGAGCCCCGCCGCCGTCACCATGGCCGATATCGCGGCGGCGGCCGGTGTCGGCAAGGCGACCCTCTTCCGCGGTTTCGGTGACCGCACCGGGTTGATCCGTGCCTTGTTCGAAGCGCGCCTCGAACCGATCCGGGCCGCCGTCGAGTCCGGCCCGCCGCCACTGGGCCCCGCGGCCCCGCCGCTGCGTCGCGTACCCGCCCTGCTGGACGCCGTCCTGTGCTTCAAGCTCGACAACCGGCACCTCGCCCTCGCTCTGGAGGACACCGGCGGAGACAGCCCGTACCGCACAGAGCACTACGAACGCTGGCACCGCACCCTCCAGGGCCTCCTGGACCGGATCGAGGGCTTCACCGGCAGCGCCTACGCCGCACATGCCCTGCTGGCGGCCACACGCGCCGATCTCGTCGAGCACCTGGTCGTCCAGCAGGGCATGGGCCGTGAGGAACTGCGTGCGAACCTGGCCGACTACGCCGCCACGGTCCTCGCATCCCGCCCTTCCCCGGGCTGAGCGGCTGCCCCCGTCGCCTCCCCCGGGTCACCGCCCGGACTTTTGTGCGCCGTGTCGCCGGTTGCACCCGCACCGGGTGTTTGCCACGGTGTCCCTCGGCAGGTGGCACAGTGATCGCCGGGGTTCATCGCCCCGCACACCGTCCGCACGGAACGCAGAGCAGAGAAGGAGGGTTCGATGTCCTCGAAGCGACGTCGGAAGAAGAAGGCCCGCCGCAAGAACGGCGCCAACCACGGCAAGCGCCCTCAGTGCTGATCGGCCGTAACTGAGCCAAGCGCCCCGCCCGGGGTCCGGCACCGTGGGGTGCCGGACCCCGGGCGGTGTGCTGTCCGCTCGCCGAACGCCGTAGCGGTCCGCCGGGCACACCGCGGCCCCACCCCGCGGGGGAGCCGGGTGGGGCCGCGGTGGTTTCCGTGGACCGGGGGAGGGCCTTCGGGAACTCGGGTCCCGGTGTTGATGCCCGGTGTGCGGGTCCCTCACACCGCAAGCGGGGCCGTGGGTTCCGTGCCCGCCCGGGCGCAGACCGACGCGGCGGTTCCGGCCGCGTACTCCAGCATCGCCCGCGTTTCCTCGGCGGACAGGTCGGTCCGCCACCCCGCCTCCGCCCCGAGCCAGGACAGCATCCCCGCCATGAACGCGTCGCCCGCGCCGATCGTGTTGACCACCCGCACCGGCAGGGCCGGGACGGAGACCGCCGGTGCGCCGTGGGCGTACGCGACGGCCCCGCGCGGGCCCCGGGTCAGCACGACCAGCCGCTCCTGTGCGGCCAGCCTGCGGCAGCTGGCCTCCGGCTCCGCGTCCGGCCACAGGCGTACCAGGTCCTCGTCGCTCGCCTTGACGACGCGGGCGAGGCCGCACAGCTCGCGCAGCCGCCCGAGGCTCCGTACGGGGTCGAGGGTGCGGTCCTCGCGGACATTCGGGTCCACCGCCAGCAGCCCGTCGCGGGCGGCCGCCCGCGCGGTGGCGGCGACGGCCCGGGCCGCGGGCTCCACGACCGCGGCGAGCCCGCCCACGTACACCGCGCCGAAGCGGGACGCCTCCGTGCTGCGGTCCGGCAGCTGGAAGGTCGCCGTGTCCCGCAGGTGGAAGCGGTAGCTGTTCCCACCGCGGCCCGGGTCCGCGACCGCGAGCGCAGTGGGCAGCGCCGGGCGGGCGCTCAGCGAGAGATCCACGCCCGCCCCGCCCAGCCACGCCTCGATGGTGCCCGCGAAGGCGTCGTCCCCGATCCCGCCCACGAAGGACGGCCGCCCGCCGAGCCGGGCGAGGCCCACCGCGACATTGGCGGGCGCGCCACCCGGCTGGGCTGCCCGGAACCCGGGATCTCCGTCCACCGGGACCAGATCCACCAGCGCCTCACCGACCACGAGCACGGAGCCGGAGCCGGGGACCGGCGCGGAGGCGGGGGTCTGGGGGCCCGTCACGGCTCCACCACGGTCTTGCGGCCGATGCCCGCCCCGAATCGCTCGAC
Encoded here:
- a CDS encoding nitrobindin family protein gives rise to the protein MHHPLRPARELPFPDALGPHESPAPHPLLAPVTGYLGTWSGTGRGGYPTLDEGFTYAQEVTFSHDGRPFLAYEARAWLLGPDGLPVRPSARETGWWRLQPDGRVEALITQPTGVAEISVGQAHDGTVDLATHHVGLAPTAKTVEATRRRYTLTDGDTLTFVHELAAVGQPLQHHLSAELRRAAPGEGL
- a CDS encoding PfkB family carbohydrate kinase yields the protein MTGPQTPASAPVPGSGSVLVVGEALVDLVPVDGDPGFRAAQPGGAPANVAVGLARLGGRPSFVGGIGDDAFAGTIEAWLGGAGVDLSLSARPALPTALAVADPGRGGNSYRFHLRDTATFQLPDRSTEASRFGAVYVGGLAAVVEPAARAVAATARAAARDGLLAVDPNVREDRTLDPVRSLGRLRELCGLARVVKASDEDLVRLWPDAEPEASCRRLAAQERLVVLTRGPRGAVAYAHGAPAVSVPALPVRVVNTIGAGDAFMAGMLSWLGAEAGWRTDLSAEETRAMLEYAAGTAASVCARAGTEPTAPLAV
- a CDS encoding NmrA family NAD(P)-binding protein, whose translation is MQTSAATLVIGATGTTGSRVVARLAAAGHRARAASRAARPVPGAEAVRFDWEDPSSHGEALTGADRVYLVPPIGHPDPAEVMLPFLERARDAGVRRAVLLSSSAIPAGGPATGRVHRALPSLFEEWAVLRPSWFMQNFTGDHTHALSIREAGVIRTAAGEGRVGFVDAEDIAAVAVHALTDERAPDTDLVLTGPRPLSYDEVASAVGRATGRDVRHERLTYETMRDRLAASGIPVLFAEMLAGMDRAIAGGAEDRVTDTVLRLTGRPPGDFDDFAARELGRTAGAADSRPDAQAR
- a CDS encoding 50S ribosomal protein bL37 produces the protein MSSKRRRKKKARRKNGANHGKRPQC
- a CDS encoding MbtH family protein; the protein is MANPFEDENGTYLVLVNDEGQHSLWPAFAEVPAGWAVAHPEDTRQACLDYVERNWTDLRPKSLIESTAADPA
- a CDS encoding TetR/AcrR family transcriptional regulator produces the protein MTARTPRKDAARNRAAVLAAADDLFARCESPAAVTMADIAAAAGVGKATLFRGFGDRTGLIRALFEARLEPIRAAVESGPPPLGPAAPPLRRVPALLDAVLCFKLDNRHLALALEDTGGDSPYRTEHYERWHRTLQGLLDRIEGFTGSAYAAHALLAATRADLVEHLVVQQGMGREELRANLADYAATVLASRPSPG
- a CDS encoding VOC family protein, with product MVHVLGSRILLHPTDPERSRAFYGEALGLAVYREFGTGPERGTVYFLGGGFLEVSGRGEGPPSSSVQIWLQVDDAGAAHEDLRAKGVDVLRPPRREPWGLVEMWIADPDGVRIAVVEVPEDHPLRYRA
- a CDS encoding DUF4190 domain-containing protein, giving the protein MSLPSYPDPSYTGPPAAGQEPYGSHGPAPTNGFAVAALVLGLSACVFFWTVVGGVLLGLLAIVFGIIAALRTRQGRAPRRVMAIVGASFGALGLIGSAVLLVWVVNLVDSEEFRNFERCMDRAVGQTAQDRCTEDFLDELTN